A genomic stretch from Spirochaetota bacterium includes:
- a CDS encoding TonB-dependent receptor translates to MRLKPLLMGCAFLLIILSSPDYKCLIAEENDRDPVGAKGPSPLQRKMTEKKIHYKEFIESQNSSKNKSDVIIITAEEIRNMNVRTITELLNQIPNVTAGESSIKLRGSYKVRVLLNGRPINDPLSKHSSIKWNLVSLKDVERIEIHKGGGSIAYGDDTSGGAIIITSKKIIGSKVSAETSFGNLCTQNYFLNFQQEIGDWGFGISAGLDKTDGFRDNNDKEKRRAGARVSFKPWINHMYDLSVDYSWEDAGRAGLPQFSTPRARVESEAVSSILLCKLGRIKIGTHYSYFEKKNSNPDSSTNPLTSLNGWSFGEDLSSGFSISKNWSVNTGFNIEVDEIEGNKFELHREEKLGVFISNNFRFSTIPLNMTIGVRSNFYSEFATQVNPEIKAGFDLGKVDLQAAVSRTNNIPPLLKRYDETSTTRANPSLDVEKSMNYSATISFKHKKAFHFSLSPFLNTIKDRITYVREDDGTGMYENFGEVTRKGIEASLCWVIIKGISAASSYTYLIAKDEETGYYITCSPKHTARLDLKYKPLDELSFMFNNKYASDQFSRSDNSESVSCYYVADFKAEYYLNRLRFFLKVENMFDNDYHYGDGYPAPPREYLVGLSCDF, encoded by the coding sequence ATGAGATTAAAGCCATTGCTAATGGGTTGTGCTTTCCTGTTGATTATATTATCATCACCAGATTACAAATGTTTGATAGCTGAGGAAAATGATCGTGATCCCGTAGGGGCGAAGGGCCCTTCGCCCCTACAACGCAAAATGACAGAAAAAAAAATACATTATAAAGAGTTTATTGAAAGTCAAAATAGTTCCAAAAACAAATCCGATGTGATAATTATTACAGCAGAGGAAATCAGGAATATGAATGTGCGCACAATAACAGAGCTTTTGAATCAGATACCCAATGTCACTGCTGGGGAAAGCTCTATTAAGCTTCGCGGTTCCTATAAAGTCCGTGTTCTGCTTAACGGACGTCCCATAAACGATCCCTTATCCAAGCATAGCTCTATCAAATGGAATCTGGTATCCCTGAAGGATGTGGAGAGGATAGAGATACACAAGGGCGGAGGCTCTATAGCCTATGGGGATGACACAAGCGGAGGCGCGATCATCATAACAAGCAAGAAGATCATCGGTTCAAAGGTGAGCGCTGAGACCTCATTTGGCAACCTATGCACGCAGAATTATTTTCTGAATTTTCAGCAGGAGATTGGCGATTGGGGTTTCGGTATATCCGCTGGTCTGGATAAGACAGACGGTTTTAGAGATAACAATGATAAGGAAAAGAGACGTGCAGGCGCAAGGGTAAGCTTTAAACCCTGGATAAATCATATGTACGATCTGTCAGTAGATTATTCTTGGGAGGATGCTGGCAGGGCAGGCCTGCCCCAATTCTCAACTCCAAGGGCGCGGGTTGAATCCGAGGCAGTAAGCTCAATACTACTCTGCAAGCTCGGCAGGATTAAGATCGGCACCCATTACAGCTACTTTGAAAAGAAAAACAGTAACCCAGACAGCTCAACAAATCCTCTAACCAGTCTCAATGGCTGGTCATTTGGAGAGGATTTGTCGTCAGGTTTTTCCATAAGCAAGAACTGGTCAGTAAATACAGGTTTTAACATTGAGGTTGATGAGATTGAAGGCAATAAATTTGAATTGCATAGGGAAGAGAAGCTTGGGGTATTCATATCAAACAATTTTCGGTTTTCAACGATCCCGCTTAACATGACCATAGGTGTAAGATCAAATTTTTATTCCGAATTTGCTACGCAGGTTAATCCTGAGATCAAGGCAGGTTTTGACCTGGGCAAGGTTGATTTGCAGGCTGCTGTCAGCAGAACAAATAATATCCCACCGCTGCTGAAAAGATACGATGAGACATCCACAACTCGTGCGAATCCAAGTTTAGATGTTGAAAAGTCGATGAATTACAGCGCGACAATTTCATTCAAGCATAAGAAGGCATTTCATTTCAGTCTATCCCCATTTCTGAATACTATCAAAGACAGGATTACATATGTGAGGGAAGATGACGGAACTGGTATGTATGAGAATTTTGGCGAGGTTACTAGGAAGGGGATCGAGGCTTCCCTATGCTGGGTGATAATAAAAGGTATAAGTGCGGCTTCTTCATATACATATCTCATAGCAAAGGATGAGGAGACTGGATATTATATTACATGTTCCCCAAAACACACAGCAAGGCTTGACCTTAAATATAAACCTTTGGATGAATTGTCCTTTATGTTCAATAATAAATATGCATCAGATCAGTTCTCCAGATCTGATAATTCTGAATCAGTATCATGTTATTATGTTGCAGATTTTAAGGCTGAATATTATCTTAACAGATTGAGATTTTTTCTTAAGGTTGAGAATATGTTTGATAATGATTACCATTACGGGGATGGCTATCCTGCGCCTCCCAGGGAATATCTTGTAGGTTTAAGCTGCGATTTTTAG
- a CDS encoding transposase has product MKSSFVHKRSSIRLRDYDYSKAGAYFVTLCSYKREPLFGNIIGEEMHLNEFGKIVESEWLLSSEIRLEIELDEFIVMPNHFHAIVFIQDVRIDDNSPIVGANDPSSVVGANGRSPLQMKPRSLSSMISGYKSSVTSKINMIRGTRGKPLWQRNYYEHIIRNQRSLDFIRQYIVNNPLRWAYDRDNPDGKPDREEIDFWKRYS; this is encoded by the coding sequence ATGAAGAGTTCATTTGTACATAAGAGATCTTCAATACGTTTAAGGGATTACGATTATTCAAAGGCAGGGGCGTATTTTGTAACCCTATGCTCATATAAGCGTGAGCCTTTATTTGGAAATATTATTGGTGAAGAGATGCATTTGAATGAATTCGGAAAAATAGTTGAATCTGAATGGTTGCTCTCATCGGAAATACGTTTGGAGATCGAATTGGATGAATTCATTGTAATGCCGAATCATTTTCATGCTATTGTTTTTATCCAAGATGTCAGGATAGATGATAATTCACCGATTGTAGGGGCGAATGACCCTTCGTCGGTTGTAGGGGCGAACGGCCGTTCGCCTCTACAGATGAAGCCTAGATCGCTTTCATCCATGATATCTGGATACAAATCGTCAGTCACATCAAAGATAAACATGATAAGAGGCACCAGGGGTAAACCCCTTTGGCAGAGGAATTATTATGAGCATATTATACGAAATCAGAGGAGTTTAGATTTTATTCGACAGTATATTGTGAATAATCCCTTAAGATGGGCATATGATAGAGACAATCCTGATGGAAAGCCCGATAGGGAAGAGATCGATTTTTGGAAGAGATATAGCTGA
- the cobO gene encoding cob(I)yrinic acid a,c-diamide adenosyltransferase encodes MNGYIQVYTGNGKGKTTAAIGLALRAAGAGLNVFIGQFMKLGDYSEINAFRMLSDSIKVEQFGRKRRIGQEMEEADRVCAQKGLDRIKAVIKDERYDLIILDEINYAMGMGLISTDKVIEIIKGRPPDQEIVLTGRDAPGDIIGIADLVTEMRMVKHYYNIGVRSRRGIER; translated from the coding sequence ATGAATGGATATATACAGGTTTACACAGGCAACGGAAAGGGAAAGACTACAGCAGCAATAGGACTGGCTTTGCGCGCTGCTGGAGCAGGACTTAATGTGTTCATCGGCCAGTTTATGAAACTTGGCGATTACAGTGAGATCAATGCATTTCGTATGTTAAGTGACAGTATTAAGGTTGAACAATTCGGCAGAAAGCGAAGAATAGGACAGGAGATGGAGGAGGCGGATAGAGTCTGCGCACAGAAAGGACTGGATCGGATAAAGGCTGTTATAAAGGATGAGAGATATGATCTTATAATTCTGGATGAGATAAATTACGCAATGGGCATGGGGCTTATCAGCACAGATAAAGTCATTGAAATAATAAAAGGAAGACCTCCTGATCAGGAGATAGTTCTCACTGGAAGAGATGCGCCAGGAGATATTATTGGAATTGCTGATCTGGTCACTGAGATGAGAATGGTGAAGCATTATTATAATATTGGAGTAAGATCAAGGAGGGGCATTGAGAGATGA
- a CDS encoding cobyric acid synthase — MRAKAIQVCGTGSGVGKSVLVAGLCRIFLQEGFSVAPFKAQNMALNSAVTSEGLEIGRAQAMQAGACRIEPTVDMNPILLKPTSDIGSQVVVLGKPHKNMKAVEYYEYKAKALEIVKGSLDRLMSQYDIVVIEGAGSPAEFNLKERDIVNLKVASMINAPVILVGDIDRGGVFAWLVGTLELLEESERHMIKAFIINKFRGDKALLYDGLSILEERTGKSVMGVVPYFRDIHIPEEDSLFFEEREALQRREQNHDIDNDKVTIAVVRLPHISNFTDFDTLDAEEGIRLEYTMDCDRINRADVIIIPGSKNTLADMQYIADNGIAEAIRRRAEDGAYIIGICGGYQMLGRGLSDMSGVESTNKKIDGLGLLDIETDIMVDKKTFQIQGKDIRTGMAIKGYEIHHGETRRSSKAKPAFLIEKRGIENVHIEDGAMSADGKIFGTYIHGIFDNFAFRRWLINNIRGEKGLAKLTGGEGFNQDNEYDALADLLRSNLNLDLLYDILDLTDKS; from the coding sequence ATGAGGGCAAAGGCTATTCAGGTTTGCGGCACAGGCTCAGGTGTGGGCAAAAGTGTGTTGGTTGCAGGACTATGCAGGATATTCCTTCAGGAAGGATTCAGCGTTGCTCCCTTTAAGGCGCAGAATATGGCACTTAACTCTGCTGTAACCTCAGAGGGACTGGAGATTGGACGCGCTCAGGCCATGCAGGCTGGTGCGTGCAGGATTGAGCCTACAGTTGATATGAATCCCATACTGCTAAAACCCACAAGCGATATTGGATCCCAGGTAGTTGTCCTTGGAAAGCCCCATAAGAATATGAAGGCAGTGGAATACTATGAGTATAAGGCAAAAGCTCTGGAAATTGTAAAGGGATCGCTGGATAGGCTGATGTCACAGTACGATATTGTTGTTATTGAGGGCGCAGGATCGCCTGCAGAGTTCAATCTCAAGGAGAGGGACATCGTTAATCTTAAAGTAGCAAGTATGATTAACGCTCCTGTTATCCTTGTGGGCGATATAGACAGGGGAGGCGTGTTTGCATGGCTTGTGGGCACCCTTGAGCTTCTGGAAGAGTCGGAGAGACATATGATCAAGGCATTCATAATAAATAAATTTCGCGGTGATAAGGCGCTTCTCTATGACGGCCTATCCATCCTGGAAGAGCGCACTGGCAAAAGTGTTATGGGGGTAGTGCCATACTTCAGGGATATCCATATTCCAGAGGAGGATTCTCTATTTTTTGAAGAGCGGGAAGCCCTCCAGAGAAGAGAACAGAATCATGATATAGATAATGATAAAGTCACCATTGCAGTTGTAAGGCTTCCTCACATATCTAATTTTACAGACTTTGATACCCTTGACGCAGAAGAAGGGATTCGATTGGAGTACACAATGGACTGTGATCGGATAAATAGGGCTGATGTAATAATTATACCTGGATCAAAGAACACCCTTGCTGATATGCAATATATTGCAGATAACGGAATTGCTGAAGCAATAAGAAGGAGGGCAGAGGATGGAGCTTATATTATCGGCATCTGCGGGGGGTACCAGATGCTGGGTAGGGGATTATCTGACATGTCGGGTGTTGAATCAACAAATAAAAAAATAGATGGCCTTGGGCTTTTGGATATTGAAACAGATATTATGGTAGATAAAAAAACCTTTCAGATCCAGGGTAAGGATATAAGAACTGGAATGGCAATTAAGGGGTATGAGATACATCATGGCGAGACAAGGAGAAGCAGTAAAGCAAAACCAGCTTTTCTCATTGAAAAGAGGGGAATAGAAAATGTGCACATTGAGGATGGTGCAATGAGCGCTGACGGCAAAATATTCGGCACATACATTCACGGCATATTCGACAATTTTGCATTTAGGAGATGGCTTATTAACAACATTAGAGGTGAAAAGGGATTGGCAAAATTAACAGGCGGTGAGGGATTTAATCAGGATAATGAATACGACGCTCTTGCCGATCTTTTGCGCTCTAATCTGAATTTGGATTTGCTTTACGATATTTTGGATTTAACAGATAAGTCATAA
- a CDS encoding addiction module protein: protein MESVSQLAKKAARLQPRERIQLVEAILFSLDKPDPNIEECWIAESEARYEAYKRGELEAIEWDEIKKGYDR, encoded by the coding sequence ATGGAATCGGTTAGTCAATTAGCAAAAAAAGCTGCCAGGCTTCAACCACGTGAACGTATTCAGTTAGTCGAAGCAATTCTCTTTAGCCTCGATAAACCAGACCCAAACATTGAAGAGTGTTGGATTGCTGAATCAGAGGCTCGATATGAAGCCTATAAACGCGGTGAGCTTGAGGCAATTGAATGGGATGAAATTAAAAAAGGGTATGATCGTTGA
- a CDS encoding type II toxin-antitoxin system RelE/ParE family toxin, producing MKVRFLSIANIEFDDAVKYYNHQMPGLGYRFLQEVDGAIKRIKLMPEAWARIGQETRRCILKGFPYALLYVIEKDDILISAVAHLHRDPEHYRDRII from the coding sequence TTGAAAGTTCGGTTCCTTTCTATCGCTAATATTGAATTTGATGATGCAGTTAAATATTATAATCATCAAATGCCTGGGTTAGGCTACCGTTTTCTTCAAGAAGTTGATGGAGCCATCAAAAGAATAAAACTTATGCCAGAGGCATGGGCAAGAATAGGTCAAGAAACCAGACGCTGCATTTTGAAGGGGTTTCCTTATGCTCTTCTCTATGTAATAGAAAAGGATGATATTTTAATATCTGCGGTAGCTCATCTTCACAGAGACCCTGAGCATTACAGGGATAGAATTATCTAA
- a CDS encoding cobyrinate a,c-diamide synthase, which yields MNNYPRIVIAGTESGVGKTTLTLGLLLALMNRELDVQPFKCGPDYIDAGLHSRISKRPCRNLDSFLLSKNVVLELFERKAREASFSVIEGVMGVFDGLGADTDTGSTSHVAKILRSPVILIIDAGRMARSAGAMALGFQKYDRGLQIKGFVLNSIGSLYHYEIAKQAIEEKTGLPVLGYVPKDKALSLPERHLGLTPSSELNMRKYLRDLARLIEKSVDIESIIQIGEEAPCLPEFPKTIFKQSCEEKRVTIAIAHDKAFHFYYEDNLDILKSMGAKLIRFSPLKSKRVPASANGIYMGGGFPEVFASELSRNASLMKDISEKSEGGMPIYAECGGLMYLMNSIEDMDGKEFPMTGIFPGTVRMGKGLRMFGYHNIESLSDNILCNRGSKTKGHIFHWSYIDKMKDTANPAFKVYKPWRDNYVGYDGFLTRNTLASYVHIHFASSPLWARNFIKSIEQYKGAKHN from the coding sequence TTGAATAACTACCCACGCATAGTCATAGCAGGCACAGAGAGCGGTGTTGGAAAGACAACACTCACGCTTGGACTCCTTCTTGCTTTAATGAACAGGGAACTTGATGTTCAGCCCTTTAAGTGCGGGCCTGATTATATTGACGCAGGATTGCACAGCAGGATTTCGAAAAGGCCTTGCAGAAATCTGGATTCCTTTCTTCTATCAAAGAATGTTGTTTTGGAGCTTTTTGAAAGGAAGGCGCGTGAGGCGTCGTTCTCTGTGATTGAAGGCGTTATGGGTGTATTCGACGGACTGGGGGCAGATACAGACACAGGCAGCACATCTCATGTTGCAAAGATATTGCGCTCTCCTGTTATACTCATCATTGACGCAGGCAGGATGGCAAGGAGCGCGGGTGCCATGGCTCTTGGGTTTCAAAAATATGACAGAGGTCTGCAGATAAAGGGTTTTGTTCTTAACAGCATAGGCAGTTTATACCATTATGAGATTGCAAAGCAGGCAATAGAGGAGAAAACAGGCCTTCCTGTTCTGGGGTATGTTCCAAAGGATAAGGCTCTATCTTTGCCTGAACGGCATTTAGGCCTGACGCCTTCCAGTGAATTGAACATGCGGAAGTATCTTAGAGATCTTGCCAGACTTATTGAAAAGTCCGTTGATATTGAGTCTATTATTCAGATAGGGGAGGAAGCGCCTTGCCTTCCTGAATTCCCTAAGACCATATTTAAGCAAAGTTGTGAAGAGAAAAGGGTTACAATAGCAATAGCCCATGATAAAGCATTCCATTTTTATTATGAGGATAATCTGGATATACTCAAAAGTATGGGCGCTAAGCTGATACGATTCAGCCCGTTAAAGAGCAAAAGGGTGCCAGCGTCAGCTAACGGCATATACATGGGAGGCGGATTCCCTGAGGTGTTTGCATCTGAACTCTCCAGGAATGCCTCGTTGATGAAGGATATATCAGAAAAGAGTGAGGGGGGCATGCCCATCTATGCAGAGTGCGGCGGATTGATGTATCTCATGAACAGCATTGAGGATATGGACGGTAAGGAGTTCCCCATGACAGGGATATTCCCTGGCACTGTGAGAATGGGAAAGGGGCTCAGGATGTTCGGTTATCATAATATTGAGAGTTTATCGGACAACATCCTCTGCAACAGAGGCAGTAAAACTAAAGGACATATCTTTCACTGGTCATATATAGATAAGATGAAGGATACAGCAAATCCTGCCTTTAAGGTGTATAAACCCTGGAGAGACAACTATGTGGGTTATGACGGATTTTTAACGCGTAATACACTTGCAAGCTATGTTCATATTCATTTTGCGTCATCGCCACTATGGGCAAGGAATTTTATTAAAAGCATTGAGCAATATAAAGGGGCTAAACATAATTGA